TAGAAAAGTAATGGCATTGAAGTATCACTCCATCAAGagattaagaagaaagaaaaccatacaaattcaagacatatcttcggaagaagaacatacatgcaaagatggaacaaacaacacaatagaaagtacatcaaactcaacaattcataaagaacatgtTTTTACATGATCTACGATAGAAAGAAGAAAGTAACAACTCTAACAACaaccaataaagaaaaaagaagactAGCGCTACATAAGAAGACTAAGtccatcaactaaaaaaaatgtaaaaatcaaaccaccaaataaaaatgtcactttgtACAACTCTTAACATCTAAATCTTTTGtactataaattattttaaataaaacacattttaaatttaactttaatttacacatatttaatttatttctacaaaatataacaatttttaatatttattatatactatggtTAATTTACTGTTTCGCACAATGCGCGAGTCTCATTTTAGTACCCAATAAAACAGGGAGTACTGAGAGTACTGATAATATTCACATTTTAATAAACCTTTATAGGCTTCACCCATTTCTCTGCCAAGAGATTCAAGTTCATGAGGACATTTTTTTTTGCAAAACACCTTCTTACAGTTTCCAACTTTGAATTTCATCAAGAAATGGGAGTCTGAAGGAAGGTTGCTCTTGTATAATGAGAAATATCCTCGACACGTGTGTTTATCAATATTCTACCACGGTGGTTGTCATTAGGAAAAGCTCACTGCAACTCATCCCACACTTGAGTTTTCCAGATATCGTCTAGTACCACTAGATATTTCTTTCCACTCATGCAttctgtgattttttttttttttttttttaattttttctttatcaGTTAAATCTTTATACTCCTCGTGGATAACCCCAAAAGTTTCAAAAGACTCAATAATAATTCTTGTTGTTGTAAatcttgtaattttttattaaattattacactttatatactatgtactctttatgtactctcattttaaatttttttcttctcgATTTAAGCTGAACAATATTATCAATATAAGCTGTACATACAACAAATCACCTTATATATTCATGCAATCTCtgacttttctttctattttttttctttatcagtTAATTCTTTACTGTGGATAACCCCAAAAGCTTCAAAAAACTCGGTAATAATTCTTGAGCTTTGTAATCGTTCACAAAACTCCACACACAACATAGAAACATGCTCTTGATCTTGTCGTTGTTGTAGATCTTTCGAGTCAAGAGTGGTCTTTTCCAAGCCACTCATGCCTAATATGCAAACAACTCTATGAATCTCCTCTCTCAAGTTGGCTAATTACCTCAGTGGAGTCATGCACCAAGCCTACTACCTCCCCTTCTTTCACTCTCTTCTTTCACTCCTTTCTTCTCGCAATCAATGAATCTTTTGCAAATTCTTCGTTTTCAGTATGACTTTCAAAATCACCTTGTTGGATGCCATATTTGGACTTATTTTGATAAATGTCATCGATCCTTCTCTTAATGTTGTTAATACGAGCATGCACGTCATGGAGCATCATCACATTGTCTTTGCTATGGAAGTACTTGCTCATTATGTTTCTGCTCTCTTTTGTgttacttaaattatttttttattaataataaatgtaaatttatttattatcattttttgttgAGTTATTATCCTTTAtattatgtactctttatgtattcctattttaaaattttttttcttcttaatttaaGCTGAACAAATCACCTATAGATTTACGAGCTCTTAAGCAAATTAGCTTATTCGTGAGAAGAAAATCTGAACTGTgttgttgatggtttgatgaaccagtaaatattaaaaaattaaaagaggaagaaaaataaGTTCCTCTCATcttgaagagaataaaaaatcattttaaaaaatatttgttgagttattatatTTTATAGAATATGTATCTAATTATTACAAACTCttaaataatacaaatttaattaaaagtttgatgaattatatatatatagactatcaaaataattagatactatatatatacttttgttcCTGAGTTCTAACAACCACACCAACCATGGAGATGATAGAAGTATTCATTCTATGTCAGTCACTATGGGACTTCAAAACCAAAAGCTCAAAAGGACTCTTTAAATGAACACCTCCCACCAATTCCTCCCATCCAACTTTCTTTCTCACATTAACCAAtcgttattataaaatatatacatgttaAAATGAATAGCTAACACTATTATTATAACATTAATGTTCTTGAAATcggtaatattagaaaaataaaaaaaatattttatttaatatttattaattataataattaataaatactaaatagagCAAATTTGTActgtttttagttaattttttttttgttatcaactATTTTTGATAATAAGAACAATTAACTGGAAGAAATTAAAAGACTAGACATCTGCATCAGCGTAGCCCCAACagcaataatatattaatatcttCAGCTCTATTATTAGAGCGAAGTTCTTATCATCCGTGTTTGTTCCAACCAGCCATTGCATTTATCTTGCTTGGTTTCACATTTTTGGCACATTGTTGGGAAATTGTCACGGCAACCTTGACTTGTATTCATGCAAATTTGTCTCCACATTATTATGCTTATGGATTCTTGATGAAAAAAATATTCTTCAATATTTGTCCTTTATCTTTTTCCATACCAATAATTCAAATGACCATGATGACCATCATCCACTTTAAGATAAAAATGTCCCTACCGATCActtttctttattcataaaattataaCAATGTCTTTTacattaatagttaaaaatagaGTCTAAAATTAGacaatttttttaagtaattatatgatattttaaaTCTTGACCATTCATGATGTATGCTTAAACTTGCATCTTTCGATGCAATGGAGCAGAGAAGAGAATGATGAACTGAACTTTTTTAGTGTGTGAATGAACACTAAAATGAATGTAAAGTGAGCAACAGTGTGTGCAAGCAAGACTAAGTGCTAGTTAGAGTAATATTCCAAATTAGTCCCTAAGAAATTTAGTCAAATACTTTAGTCCTCAATAAATTTTCATTATCAAGTTAGTCCTTAAACTTTTATTTCGTTAGAGCTTGTTTGAAAACcatcaatttcatgatttgaaATGATTATAATATGTTAATAGAATAGAATTCAAGTTTGAAGAGTATGTGAGTGAATTTGAAAATCAGACCCCTTTTGATCTGATTtacaaatgaaagaaaaataaaaattaaaattctcaaaaGAATTCAATTCTTAGTGAATTCTAATTCCTAGCATTTCAAATAAACTCTTAGTCAAACCAGTTTCTACATCATATTGTTTGTCTATATGGAACAACTGGTcttagtattttaaaaaattttaggaaCTTGTATGTTTCTATTAAATAAATGACAGAGATTAATTTgtctaattttttatcaaaatttgatatgaaaattgatatatctaataaaataaaaagttagaaaCTCACTTAGCAATTAAAATTTGCTGAAGATTAAACAACTAACCTTTTCAGGGACTAAATTGTTATATTACTCATATATTTGCATGGGATGACTTTGGGATAGcttgtcaaattaaaaaattgaagatGTTGACATGAGAGATTAACAATATAatttatttctcctttttctattaTTCTCTTCATAATCTTTGTCCTTGATGTTAAAATGTCACGACcatttagttttattattatattctatacttctaattttatcttttttcgtGAATAAACAAATTAAGAGActctttaaaactttttaaattaagtgttaaaaacttatttaaattacatttttatatttttgtttatctttactttttcacttaaTTTATTTGTTGGTAAAAGGATCAAACAATAAGTTTTAgctagaaatagtatatattataaatacaaaaaaagaaaagaatatgtaGCACTTAAATAAATATGATGTAGATAGCTAAAtataatacaaataaaataaaataaagaataaatgacCTTATGACCATTCGTatccataaaagatgaaaacactgacatatgtacccacactagatcgaaactaaacttgtaccaCGCAAGATGCCTTTCGTATGACAAAAGTACTCTACGTGGCACTCCAACCTTCCAAAGACAGGGTACTTTTGTTACATGGAAGACATCTTGCGTTAGtacatatgtcagcgttttcatctttcatgggtacaaatggtcatttattcataaaataaaaaagaaccaGCCTTAGCTTTCAGAATGATCATGGAAAATAATTCAAGCTTCAACAAAAGTACACAACAAAGAACCAATCAGACTATGATCTCACATTGATGTATTATAGAATATGAGTCACCACTGCTTAGCATGCTTCTATTTAATGGAAGCCAAGGATTGAAGTTGTAGAGGAAGGTCTTCCACTGCACCACCTTTGATGATCAAACGACTAAGACTTGGCATTGCACCTTCATCTTGTATCCACCTCTCAACCTTCACTTCCTTCATCTGAAGCATTTGAAGCGCCGGGAACTCTCCGGCCACACAATGAATACCATCCCCTGTTGATCCTCTTCTCAGTTTCAAAATTCTCAGATTCCGGAGTTTCCCCAGAGCTTTAAAGTCCAATTCCTTGAAGTCTACCAAGGTAATCTTCTCAATGTTTGATGGAAAAAACGTTGACTTAAATCCATTTGCACTGAATGGATTAAAGAGATCACCTCTTATTTTGAGTGTGCATAGTTTGCTAAGGTGGTTCATGCTAAGTGATGAAAGATTGGCAGCACCTGTAGAAGATTGCTGGAAGTTTGGATAGAAACATAAACCCAGCTTCTTTAAGTTAGGGAAGCTTCCATTGTTGTTAAGCATTGATATAGTTTCTGAATAGAGAGGTACTTCACAAAGGGTTTGAAGGTTGGACATTCTTTCATTGTTTGTTACTCTAGACATCTGAGAAATCTCTTTGATTCTCAAGTTGAAATGCCTCAACCGCTTCAACTTCCATATCTTGATTGGGATGGAGACCACCCAGTCACAACTTAAATGCAGTGTTTCTAGATTCCTAAGGTTGGATATAGAATCTAAAATATTTTCAGCAGATCTAGAATCTGTTTTTATCTTCAAGTACCTTAGATGGATCATCAGCTTCAAGCCACTAGGTGGCAAATCCAACAACACTTTGTTGAGGTGTAGAACACGGGCCAACTTGAAGCTTTTCCTGAACTGTTTACATCCTTTTGATTCATCATCCCAGGTAAGCTCTTCTCCAAAGAGGAACAAGGAATGTGTGTGAAAGTGGTTGTTTTTGTTTGGTGAGGATGAGAATTGTGTGCTGTGGTGGAAAGACATCTTTCTAGAGTTGGATTTGTTGATGTCCAACTCTCTGTGTATCTCTATGAATTTACTTGCTTTGCTCTCAGATACGCAAAGATCGCGAAGAAGATCATGAATTCGACATGTTTTTACGCCCCCATCGCTCCTCTTGCTTGCCACTTGCACCAGACTACGATCAACCAACTCTTCTAAGTAATACTCTGCAATGTCTTCCAGTGCTAATGTATCTGATGTTCCAGTTTCTGGAATTTGTATAAAACCTTCAGCTACCCATAACTGGATAAGGTTTCTTGCAGGGATCTCATAATCTTCAGGATAGATTGCAAAGTATAAAAAGCAAGACTTCAATTTTTGAGGCAAACTGTCATAGCTAAGTTTTAGTATGTCCATCACCACCACAGTGTTGTTGTCACGAACACGAAGCCAATGTTCTTTGATTCTTGACCACTCTCTAAGAGACTTTTCCTTCTTGGAAACATGCCCAGCTAGCACCACAATAGCAAGAGGTAAGCCACTACAGCTTTCAACAATTGACATGCCTAAATCTTTTAGATCAGGTGGACAATCTTCTTCTCCTCTAAACACTTTCTTGGAGAAAAGTTCCCAGCTTTGTTCTTCAGTGAGAAATGGAAGGAAGTAAGGAGGCATTGTTCCCATATAAGCAGCTACCTCTCCAATTCGACTCGTTATCAAGATTCTGCTACCATTATTGTCATCTGGAAAAGCTCCTTTTACATCATCCCACACTTCTGTTTTCCAAATATCATCAAGCACAATTAAGTACTTCTTCCCATTCAAGCACTCTCTTAGATGCTCCTTCAGTTCCTCTTCACTTTCTTCATTAGATTTCCATGTTGACAAACACCGAATAAGGCTCAACAATAACTCTTTAGCTCTATACTCATTAGACACATAACCCCATGCACGAAATGGATACTTCTCCTTCACCTTCTTACTATTGTAGATCTTCCTAGCAAGGGTAGTCTTTCCCAAACCACCCATACCAATTATGGAAGCTATTTGAAGCCGTGAATCTGTCTTCAAGAGTTTCTTAATGACAGTATCAGACTCATGAACCAATCCAACCACATCTTCTTCCTCCACATCCCTTCTCCTCTTCCGGAGTGCCTCCGTGGCAGCTGGGGTAGCTTCTCCACCACACTGGAACTCACCTTCTCCAATGCCATACTTGTCCCTGTTGCTGTATATCTCAGAAATGGATCTCTTGATATTCTCAATCTCAGCATCCACATTATGAAGCATCATAGCTTGGCCAACACAATGGAACATCTTCCCCAGGATGCTTCTGCTTCTGTGGAGGCTAACATTGGCGACGTAGTTGTCAACAACATCTTCAGCTTCATAGGCAACATCTCTAATCTGGTTCACAACTTCCTTAACTATGTTGTTGTTGCGCTTCCCCTCTGAACTCTTGAGGAAGATGTCTATGAACTTGAGCTCGCTGATGAGGGACTTGACTTTTCCCTCCACACCGGACAGCAGCTTCGCTTCATCAACAAGCAGCTGTGACAAGTTCTGAATCAGGAAGGAAACGACACCATCTGCCATTAATTATctgaactctctctctcttcaaccAAGTCAACGCTGTTTCAGAGTGAAGAAGATCAGAGGGGATAGATACATACATACATTACAAGTAATAAAAATGATGAGAATAATTATTGTTGAGGAGTGTGTGCACCTGCTACTTTACCAAATTGTTTCGAGTTTCCAAGAAACTGCACTCGTTAAGTTGATAACTTCGTCAACATGGAGGTAGGTGGAGACTGGGATCCACACTTAAAATTGTGTTCTATTTATTTTGACATAGTAGATACTGGATAGTGTAATACTCTTCTCTTCCTAAATTACTAGCCGGTGCAttgcgaaaaaaattaaaaaaaaaaaggggggagtttatttttaagttttaattttaaaaaaaatgttatctACTCACTAAATATAGCCACCAAATGAGTTAGTACGTAATAAATACATTTgttgtttagtttatttttagagtTCAAAtggtattattttttaattacatctgttttttaaaatacttatttatacagctaatataaaattaaagtgaGATCCgtacaatatacaaaaaaaaataaattatttatattatataatgtaTTTTAATAAGTGTTATATAATGTATTTTAACATGTTAaatttctcaaaataaaatatattcatacgttcaaacataaaaaatatatcggttccgctacgttaccaacagcatatctgccaacttctgccaattcttatttataattgtatttcacggaagtgtgttcgtggatgtgtctaataaaaatgtcttttttatagctgtgtttaatagaagtgtctttatagatatattttctggatatgtctctttatatatgtatttaaaatatattaattattagacacatccaccaacacacttccataaaacacaattataaataagagttggcagaagttgccagataatatgttggtaccctagaCTTTTCCAAAATATATTAATCCGTCCATCTTCTTTTATAACACGTCAATACTCAATACACGTCAACTTTGTTTCAAAATCTGAATCTATTTAAAGTCAAAATAGTAATTTACTCTAtttcttttttctaaataaaatacctcctaattacaatttataatttgaaaatacgTCCTTTTCATTTTACTAATAAATCCAGGCCCAGTTTCCAGATAATTTTTCCCTTTGTAGTCAAATAAAAAAGTATCATACGCGGTAGCAGTATGCACTATACCATCATAGATCATACTTAAATATTTACAATATCATTAGAAATTCGAAGCCTGATACCTGGTAGCAGCATAACGCTTAAGAAAATTCAACAGAAACCTGATTCAAAGTCATGACAAACAAATCAAAATCTGTTTCAGTTCTCGTGTGTACACTGACTACACTGGGAAATTATAACTACAATTTAAAAAAGacgaaaaataaaaatgacagcAGATTTCAGATAGCCAACGGACACACTATATAATAAGGAGGATCAAAGAGACTTGGATTTACAAAACTCCAAATCTAACAAAGCTACACAGAAGGAAAACGACATCCAGCACCAAAAAAAATAAGCCCGGCACCCTTTTTCCTCCGGATATAATACACATACTGAAGCCCTTCTTTCCCCTCATATACTGTTGAAGGAAAGGGAAAAGATAAATAATGAAAAGAATATTGGCAGAAAagctaccaaaaaataaaaatcatcaaaACAATGACCCATTTTTACTGTTGCAGCATAATTCTCCCAACCTTCTCAATAAAACCAGCAAGGCTTGGGAAGAGACATGGTACAAAAGCTAAGCTATTGTTGCTGTTTTTCAGCATCCACGCCAGTTCCCTTCTCGCTAAGGAGAGAAGACTGCTCGGATTGGTCAATTGGTGGCTCTAGTGTTGAGTCATCTGCGGTCGATGCCGAACCCGAGTCCGAATTTGAATCAACGAAGAGGCAAACTGCAGCACAATCATCAACCTTGCACAAAGGGAACTTCATCCTCCATGCTTTAACAGCTGACTCCACCAGTGATCGAGCCGCAGAAGGGCGTGGAGCAGATGCCACGATGTCCACAACCTCTTCATTTGATAAAACATCCCATATCTGCCAAAAGGAATCAACACGAGTTTATTAAACAGTTAAAGTATTTCATACACAATCCCCTGATACAGCAAATATTACATCACccgcaacacacacacacacacacacacacacatatatatatataagaagctTCTGTTAACATTCTAGAAGTTCCAGTTCCAAAGGGGGAAGAAATAACATGAGGTGAATCTAAATGCAATCAACTATGAACCATATTTAGTTCATGCAAATTATTCAACGATAATACCAGCATGAGAACACTATTTTAAGTCAATTTCAATCCATTATTGTTAATCTTGAAAGGTATTCAGTTTCAACAAATGTGCAGTTCTTAGAAGATAGTACATCACAAGAAAAAGAGCCTCCAACATCCTTACCCCATCTGTTGCTAATACAACAAATTCATCATTCTCAGTAAGGCGATGATATGACACATCTGGAACTGAAATCAGTCCAAAGTCCTTCAAGCAAAAATCTCCAAAAGCCCTTGCCATAGCAAGACCAGGGAAATCAGAGTTAGGCAGCCAAACTCGAGCAACATCCGGTTCATTCTGAAGGGGAAAGACCCTTCCTTTACGAAGCCTGATTCGCTCTTCTTCCCCTAAGCAGGAAATAGAAAACCACATCAGACGTCAATATCCACATAGATAAGCCAAACTGACCTATGTATGGTAACAAATTCCCAGTAACCACATTATTAAACCATCCATTGAAAATATAGTTTCACCAGTCATGTATATATCCCCTTTTACTCCATAACAATTCATCTAAAGGTTAaccaaagatatatatatatatatatatatatatatataggagcgGGAAAAGAGAAACACATTGATGGTCCGGATAaataaagcaacaaaataaaagaaaaagtaaggctTCAAAACTGTAAACAAGATAGTTAGACTTCACGTAGGATTTGTTCTATAGAGGTGCACGTTAAAAACGGATTCTATTTCAAAATGCAAAACGAAATGTGTGATGAATATAGCCAAGTTTCTGAACGGAAATAATATCTCAAAGCTTAGTATTCTGCTGTTAGCATATTAAATGATCCAGAGAAGGGCTAAAAAGATAGGTCAAACAACTTGCAACTTAGAAAATGTTGGATCATTTATTTGATCCACTCAGGTGGGCATGGCTTACTGCTATAGAGCATAAGTGGTAAATGCTACATAACATTATTTAACAGTGATTTTACAGGGTATGTTGTTCAGCAGTCAGGAATAATAAAGGAAATAGTCAAAGGTGTTCCATTTTCAGATTAAACAGCAATAACATAAGGAGCACACACAGAGAtatgaaaaggagaaagagagGGACAGAAGAGACTAGATACATACTGGGAAGATTTGGCTTGAGGTCAATTGTCAATTGAACAGCAATAAGATTATCATCATGATCTCGGGTACCCAATATAGCTCTGGAGTCCCCAACATTTCCAATAACAAGGTCCTTGCCCTAGAAAACATACGGGGTAACAAttatatataaaacaaattaaagtaTTATCAATTGAACATTGTTATAATTTATATTGCTTACCTGCTTAACCAAGGTAACAGCTGTAGTCCCGCTGCAAAAGCAATCAATATCAGGATGCAGTTTCAGTTCCTTATCCATAATCTTAGAAGCCTTCAAAAAGGATTCTTTTAATGTCAAGATAGTATCTGTTCCATCAGGCTCATGATCAGTCAATCTAGGTTTCTCATCAACCAGTCTAAACCCAATCTCTTCAGATTTGTAACTTCCTGCGGCACTGCCCTGATCACTCAGCCCATCTGTACTCTTGCGGTGGAAATCCCATTGAGCGCTAAGTTTTAAAGGGAAAGAATCCCTGACTTTCCTTGCAACCCTATGGCCATAAGGTCCATGACCATCAAAAACACCACAAAAAATGGTGTCCTCCTTTGAACAGAAGTTCTGCAAAAAGGAAAATGATAATAGttaacattttatttaatataagatAAAGAAAGAACTATCAAATACATAAAcaagaatagttaattttcaaaCTTACAAAAACTAGACCGTCTACTTCAATTTGATTATTATTCTAATATACAGCTTTTGCACTTTCAAAACCAGTGGAATTCGGTGGAATggtaattacttttttatttagttatgttgatataggattaggttCATGCTGAGTCATATGCATGAGAACTTAATTgccatttattttaaatatataaatggcAATTCCATGTTAAAGTATCGCAAAACACGAGCAGTACTGAAGCTAATAGAAAATGGAACTAACCTCCCAAACAAGCATAGCATCTTGGTTGATCCCTTTTCTACCTTGCTTGCAGTACATAGATGCAACATCGCTGGACCCATTCAGGTGCATTCTCCCAGGCACTTTGTAATCAAAGGAAGGGGAACCCTTCAACCTCCTCTTCTTCCCACCATCCATATTGGTGTCTGGCTGGATTGGAAGAAGGGGAGGAGAGTGACCACCAGCCTCTGAGATGCATGACCCCATCCCCAGTGCCCTCACGATGTTCAAGAAACACTCAAAACCCGCCAAACACTCAGAATCAGAACCCCTGGCTTCACCAACAAGATCCGTTCCATACCGGTTTAGAACCTCCACAGCCTGCCACAATCATAACCAACatcacaaaaaaatgaaaaagtaaacaaataaataactATCATCAAATAACTAATGCGTGTTTCAGCTTTCTCATCATCACCATTTCAGAAAAGACAAAATCACAAGCCTAGTGTTTGTTTGGGTTAACTATATTTTGAGGTCAAATCAGCTTTGTCATCATCATTTCAGACAAAAACAACACAAATCACAACGACCTATTTGGATTAGCTTTCTCTGAATACATTCAAACCagcttattcataaatcatcattTCAGAAAAATAACACAATTCAAAGGTCCATTATGTGTTTAGATCAgcttctttttcagtttttcttcaAAACCAGCTCATAGTAATAAACCTCTTTAAATAGCAACAGAGATTCAGATTCATAAGAAACAGTACCTGAGTCATGATTGCAACAAAATCCCGATTCGATCGAATTCCTTTATCAAAAATCAGTAAAACACAAATCAAATGCCTATTCAAGCCTATATAACAGTAACCTCCGCGTAAATCAGCTCGCGGAACGCGTCAAAGCAAAATCACACGAAAAAAACAAAGCTGAAAAATAAAGACGATCGCGAGACCGCAGAAGAATCAAGCTTCCCGATCCAGCATTTCTCCAAATTCCTTCGCATCAAAAGTGAAGAATCCCTTCGAATCCTCACGGAAATCGAGGAATCAATGAGAGAACAAAAGATTTAGGAACAAAAAAACTCGGAGAAATGAGAAAACGAAGAAACGAGTCCTCGCTCTGAAAAATCGTTGAGAGCAACGATACCGTCACGCGCGGGTGCGTCACCGGCGTCTCGTGAATTCGATGAAAGCCGTTGATGTTTTGAGCTGTgactatactttttttcttttcttttcttttctttttcatttatttttcaaccacacaaaatatatata
The sequence above is drawn from the Arachis hypogaea cultivar Tifrunner chromosome 4, arahy.Tifrunner.gnm2.J5K5, whole genome shotgun sequence genome and encodes:
- the LOC112744787 gene encoding disease resistance protein RPP13-like; the encoded protein is MADGVVSFLIQNLSQLLVDEAKLLSGVEGKVKSLISELKFIDIFLKSSEGKRNNNIVKEVVNQIRDVAYEAEDVVDNYVANVSLHRSRSILGKMFHCVGQAMMLHNVDAEIENIKRSISEIYSNRDKYGIGEGEFQCGGEATPAATEALRKRRRDVEEEDVVGLVHESDTVIKKLLKTDSRLQIASIIGMGGLGKTTLARKIYNSKKVKEKYPFRAWGYVSNEYRAKELLLSLIRCLSTWKSNEESEEELKEHLRECLNGKKYLIVLDDIWKTEVWDDVKGAFPDDNNGSRILITSRIGEVAAYMGTMPPYFLPFLTEEQSWELFSKKVFRGEEDCPPDLKDLGMSIVESCSGLPLAIVVLAGHVSKKEKSLREWSRIKEHWLRVRDNNTVVVMDILKLSYDSLPQKLKSCFLYFAIYPEDYEIPARNLIQLWVAEGFIQIPETGTSDTLALEDIAEYYLEELVDRSLVQVASKRSDGGVKTCRIHDLLRDLCVSESKASKFIEIHRELDINKSNSRKMSFHHSTQFSSSPNKNNHFHTHSLFLFGEELTWDDESKGCKQFRKSFKLARVLHLNKVLLDLPPSGLKLMIHLRYLKIKTDSRSAENILDSISNLRNLETLHLSCDWVVSIPIKIWKLKRLRHFNLRIKEISQMSRVTNNERMSNLQTLCEVPLYSETISMLNNNGSFPNLKKLGLCFYPNFQQSSTGAANLSSLSMNHLSKLCTLKIRGDLFNPFSANGFKSTFFPSNIEKITLVDFKELDFKALGKLRNLRILKLRRGSTGDGIHCVAGEFPALQMLQMKEVKVERWIQDEGAMPSLSRLIIKGGAVEDLPLQLQSLASIK
- the LOC112744788 gene encoding probable protein phosphatase 2C 33 isoform X2, coding for MTQAVEVLNRYGTDLVGEARGSDSECLAGFECFLNIVRALGMGSCISEAGGHSPPLLPIQPDTNMDGGKKRRLKGSPSFDYKVPGRMHLNGSSDVASMYCKQGRKGINQDAMLVWENFCSKEDTIFCGVFDGHGPYGHRVARKVRDSFPLKLSAQWDFHRKSTDGLSDQGSAAGSYKSEEIGFRLVDEKPRLTDHEPDGTDTILTLKESFLKASKIMDKELKLHPDIDCFCSGTTAVTLVKQGKDLVIGNVGDSRAILGTRDHDDNLIAVQLTIDLKPNLPREEERIRLRKGRVFPLQNEPDVARVWLPNSDFPGLAMARAFGDFCLKDFGLISVPDVSYHRLTENDEFVVLATDGIWDVLSNEEVVDIVASAPRPSAARSLVESAVKAWRMKFPLCKVDDCAAVCLFVDSNSDSGSASTADDSTLEPPIDQSEQSSLLSEKGTGVDAEKQQQ
- the LOC112744788 gene encoding probable protein phosphatase 2C 33 isoform X3 codes for the protein MGSCISEAGGHSPPLLPIQPDTNMDGGKKRRLKGSPSFDYKVPGRMHLNGSSDVASMYCKQGRKGINQDAMLVWENFCSKEDTIFCGVFDGHGPYGHRVARKVRDSFPLKLSAQWDFHRKSTDGLSDQGSAAGSYKSEEIGFRLVDEKPRLTDHEPDGTDTILTLKESFLKASKIMDKELKLHPDIDCFCSGTTAVTLVKQGKDLVIGNVGDSRAILGTRDHDDNLIAVQLTIDLKPNLPREEERIRLRKGRVFPLQNEPDVARVWLPNSDFPGLAMARAFGDFCLKDFGLISVPDVSYHRLTENDEFVVLATDGIWDVLSNEEVVDIVASAPRPSAARSLVESAVKAWRMKFPLCKVDDCAAVCLFVDSNSDSGSASTADDSTLEPPIDQSEQSSLLSEKGTGVDAEKQQQ
- the LOC112744788 gene encoding probable protein phosphatase 2C 33 isoform X1, producing MKKKRKEKKKSIVTAQNINGFHRIHETPVTHPRVTAVEVLNRYGTDLVGEARGSDSECLAGFECFLNIVRALGMGSCISEAGGHSPPLLPIQPDTNMDGGKKRRLKGSPSFDYKVPGRMHLNGSSDVASMYCKQGRKGINQDAMLVWENFCSKEDTIFCGVFDGHGPYGHRVARKVRDSFPLKLSAQWDFHRKSTDGLSDQGSAAGSYKSEEIGFRLVDEKPRLTDHEPDGTDTILTLKESFLKASKIMDKELKLHPDIDCFCSGTTAVTLVKQGKDLVIGNVGDSRAILGTRDHDDNLIAVQLTIDLKPNLPREEERIRLRKGRVFPLQNEPDVARVWLPNSDFPGLAMARAFGDFCLKDFGLISVPDVSYHRLTENDEFVVLATDGIWDVLSNEEVVDIVASAPRPSAARSLVESAVKAWRMKFPLCKVDDCAAVCLFVDSNSDSGSASTADDSTLEPPIDQSEQSSLLSEKGTGVDAEKQQQ